The following coding sequences lie in one Streptomyces albofaciens JCM 4342 genomic window:
- a CDS encoding NAD kinase, which produces MTSSETSGAAGTAGTADARTAASAHGTGQAAATGRRTVFLLAHTGRPAAVRSAELVVQGLLRSGIGVRVLAEEAADLPLPASVERVESEQCAAEGCELIVVLGGDGTLLRGADFARTSGVPMLGVNLGRVGFLAEAERDDLDKVVDRVVTRSYEVEERMTLDVLVRNNGSIAHTDWALNEASVEKAARERMLEVVTEVDGRPVSRFGGDGVVCATPTGSTAYAFSAGGPVVWPEVEALLMVPISAHALFAKPLVTSPDSVLAVEVQPKTPHGVLWCDGRRSVELPAGARVEVRRGAVPVRLARLHHASFTDRLVAKFALPVAGWRGAPQ; this is translated from the coding sequence TTGACCAGTTCTGAAACATCCGGAGCGGCCGGGACGGCCGGGACGGCCGACGCGCGTACCGCGGCGTCGGCGCACGGTACCGGCCAGGCCGCGGCGACCGGACGGCGCACCGTCTTCCTGCTCGCGCACACCGGCCGCCCCGCGGCCGTGCGCAGCGCCGAACTCGTCGTCCAGGGGCTGCTGCGCAGCGGCATCGGCGTACGGGTGCTGGCCGAGGAGGCCGCGGACCTGCCGCTGCCGGCGTCCGTGGAACGCGTCGAGTCCGAACAGTGCGCGGCCGAGGGCTGCGAACTGATCGTCGTCCTCGGCGGCGACGGGACGCTGCTGCGCGGCGCGGACTTCGCCCGTACGTCCGGGGTGCCGATGCTCGGCGTCAACCTCGGCCGGGTCGGCTTCCTCGCCGAGGCCGAGCGCGACGACCTGGACAAGGTCGTCGACCGGGTCGTCACCCGCTCCTACGAGGTCGAGGAGCGGATGACCCTCGACGTGCTCGTCCGCAACAACGGCAGCATCGCGCACACCGACTGGGCGCTGAACGAGGCGTCGGTGGAGAAGGCGGCGCGCGAACGGATGCTGGAGGTCGTCACGGAGGTCGACGGGCGGCCCGTCTCGCGCTTCGGCGGCGACGGCGTGGTGTGCGCGACCCCGACCGGCTCCACCGCCTACGCCTTCTCGGCGGGCGGCCCGGTGGTCTGGCCCGAGGTCGAGGCGCTGCTGATGGTGCCGATCAGCGCCCACGCGCTGTTCGCCAAGCCGCTGGTCACCTCGCCGGACTCGGTGCTGGCGGTGGAGGTGCAGCCCAAGACGCCGCACGGCGTGCTGTGGTGCGACGGCCGCCGGAGCGTCGAACTGCCCGCGGGCGCCCGCGTCGAGGTCCGCCGCGGCGCGGTCCCCGTACGCCTCGCCCGCCTGCACCACGCCTCCTTCACGGACCGCCTGGTCGCCAAGTTCGCCCTGCCGGTGGCGGGGTGGCGGGGGGCGCCGCAGTAG
- a CDS encoding type II CAAX endopeptidase family protein, whose amino-acid sequence MPPAKAMTRTPATGRSPLAFVALLAVLSVPFWLVGAVFDGTGSLPTGMPVSAFQFVPPVTVAAILVFREEDGEGVRRLMKRAVSGGSTRRRAWWVTAVLLVPVLMLMTYGLMALAGRPPGGSRSPLASVPLLLAPYFLAALAEEAGWTGYPLRPVRERFGALGAGLVIGLIWAARHLVAYVQAGRSALWIADQVLGSVAVRFPMVRLVAGTGGSVLVAVVVHTTVNLAQPLLPGYPEQPAPALVHGLLATLTAAAVVLGPMPRTSPRTKPL is encoded by the coding sequence ATGCCTCCCGCGAAAGCCATGACCCGCACCCCGGCGACCGGCAGATCACCGCTGGCGTTCGTCGCGCTGCTGGCCGTCCTCTCCGTCCCGTTCTGGCTCGTAGGCGCCGTCTTCGACGGGACCGGCTCGCTGCCGACGGGCATGCCGGTGAGCGCGTTCCAGTTCGTCCCGCCGGTCACGGTGGCCGCGATCCTCGTCTTCCGGGAGGAGGACGGGGAGGGGGTGCGGCGGCTGATGAAGCGGGCCGTCTCCGGGGGCAGCACCAGGCGTCGGGCCTGGTGGGTCACCGCCGTCCTCCTGGTCCCGGTCCTGATGCTCATGACGTACGGGCTGATGGCGCTGGCCGGGAGGCCGCCCGGCGGGTCCCGTTCGCCGCTCGCGTCCGTGCCGCTGCTGCTCGCCCCGTACTTCCTTGCCGCACTGGCCGAGGAGGCGGGCTGGACGGGATATCCGCTGCGGCCCGTGCGGGAGCGCTTCGGGGCGCTCGGCGCCGGGCTGGTGATCGGGCTGATATGGGCGGCCCGGCACCTGGTCGCGTACGTCCAGGCGGGTCGCTCGGCCCTCTGGATCGCCGACCAGGTGCTCGGGTCGGTCGCGGTGCGGTTCCCGATGGTCCGGCTGGTCGCCGGCACCGGCGGCAGCGTGCTCGTCGCGGTCGTCGTGCACACCACGGTCAACCTCGCCCAGCCACTGTTACCCGGCTATCCGGAACAGCCCGCGCCCGCGCTGGTCCACGGCCTGCTGGCGACGCTCACGGCCGCGGCCGTGGTCCTGGGCCCCATGCCCAGGACCTCACCCCGTACGAAACCGCTGTGA